The Mariprofundus sp. NF region AGCCAGATCATCTTTGATAGAGGTCTCTCTGATTCGGTTGATATCGCCTCCCGTCAGATTATGGCCGGTCTTGTCTACGTGAATGGCCAGAAAGCCGATAAGCCAGGCATGATGTTCCGCGAAGATGCCGAAATCGAAGTGCGTGAAGTGCTCAAATATGTCTCACGCGGCGGCCTCAAGCTTGAGAAGGCTCTGGAAGTTTTCCCCTTTAGTGCTGAAGGCATTGTAGGCCTTGATGTGGGCGCTTCCACCGGCGGCTTTACCGATGTGCTGTTGCAGAAGGGTGCGAAAAAAGTTTATGCCGTTGATGTCGGCCACGGGCAGCTACACTACAAACTTCAAAATGATGAACGTGTCATCAACATGGAGAAAACCCATGTGCGCAAACTCAGCGATGCGCTGATTTCCGAGCCGATTGATGCGCTGGTGATCGACACCTCATTTATCTCCCTGACCCGTGTCCTGCCCTGCGCATGGCCCTTTGTGAAACCCGGTGGCTGGTGTGTGGCACTGATCAAACCGCAGTTTGAGGTCGATCCCAAACATCTCGATCGTGGCGTTGTGCGTGAAGATCAGTGGCGTCAGTGGGCCATTGATCGCATAACCGCCATGGTAGAGAGCGAACTCTCCGGTGCCGAGATCATCGGTATTACCGAATCCCCCATCCATGGCCCCAAAGGCAATGTCGAATATCTGCTAGGCCTAAACAAAACCGGCTGAGCTCATAGTCAACCCAATGAAGCGTTGACTCACTCACTGCTTCAGCCCATCGCCTTAAA contains the following coding sequences:
- a CDS encoding TlyA family RNA methyltransferase codes for the protein MQRAFSSNCATTKTLAAKPKKLRLSQIIFDRGLSDSVDIASRQIMAGLVYVNGQKADKPGMMFREDAEIEVREVLKYVSRGGLKLEKALEVFPFSAEGIVGLDVGASTGGFTDVLLQKGAKKVYAVDVGHGQLHYKLQNDERVINMEKTHVRKLSDALISEPIDALVIDTSFISLTRVLPCAWPFVKPGGWCVALIKPQFEVDPKHLDRGVVREDQWRQWAIDRITAMVESELSGAEIIGITESPIHGPKGNVEYLLGLNKTG